ACACATTTAAATgacatttagatcaaaattgaaTGTTGAAGTTCAATTCATCCGTAGTAAAACTGTGGTTGACCGCACCAAAGTTCAAAATTAAGgtcaaaaaacaataaaagaatacaAAACCTCTTAATACGAACTCCCTAATCGTTCATCTTGACATTGAAGCATTATTCGACAAACCACACGAATATAACGACAACAAACCCGTTCgcttatttaaaattcactAGACATACGGAGGAAGTGTAGACCGAGAAGACCATTTTAGTTTGAGCCTTCACCACGTCATATAGGTCGGAGatgttgtgtgtttgtatgcAAAGCTCGGTCTAGTTACACTGGTTGGTTGTAAGGCCATGCAGTTATCTCGACGACGCAATAGTGAGAGTAAGCTTGCTCGGATCAAGACTAGTCTTGTGTTGTGTCATTGTTGTGATGGATTTGAAAAGTTGTTACTGAGCAGTGcaggaaattatttttaaaatagattcATTTGAAGCTAATGAAGGGATTGGGCTAATGGCTGAACATTGCAAACTTTTTAATTAGGACTCCTACTGAGTAGGTTGATTATAATAtcaatgactgcctcgttggtcgagcaattgcaagtgcgactgccggataaggggttTTGAGTTTGATTCTccggtcgggcaaaatattactgggggTTTTCGGTTTTCCGCAAAATTTCTCTATAGTAGAAGTGTCTGGAATTGGGcccagcatatggcaataggttcaccccctattatacagaacttataacacaaatggtgagaaaagtgggtgtacattgtctAGCGGTATTaagtgccgcaatgtgcacctctgcctaccccttcggggataaaaggcttgacgttgcaTGATCATTTTATTAGGACTGTCTAGAACCCTCAATATAGAAAGGTAATGGAGGAGGCATAACTTACCGTTTAGATAGTATTTTAAAAGGTCATTATAAGCAAGAGGGAGATTTAAGTGATCTTAAATGTAGAGAACATAACTATGTTCGATTTTACGTGTTggtaaataggtaggtacttattataaaccagtttatcaaaccaaattataaagtttttgcGAGGACAAAATGAGCCTTTACTTTTGAGTAGGTACCGACCAATATTCAACCAACTTTTTATCATGTGGTATACTTCTGCGAATTATTGGCAAATTAATACGTAACTTCTGGGCAAAACTAGTTTGTTCATAGATTGATTACCTACAGTGACTTTTTGTCAAACCTGCGACATCCTGTTtctaataaaagtacctatctaGTAAGGAATGCACTTTTTCTAAACGTtgaatgtatgtgtatgtaggtaggtcTGTGAGACTGTGAtgcttaaaaatatttcatagatttttcatgactgcacggttggtgcggtgactagGCGCCGCCTGCCgcgtgtagcgggttggattcccacacggagcaactctttgatccacaaattgttgtttcgggtctgggtgttatgtgtatgtgaacttgtatgtttgtaaacgcacccacgacacagcagaaaatcttagtgtgggacaaggttttaaaaaaatgattattttgttgcttcaacaaattaaaatggagcaaggtggtggtggtggtacATTACGACTAGCTAGAATATACCACTGGCAGAAGTCAAGTACCTGTCTACTTACTTACTTGGAACAAATATGAGGAAGAGAGACTGCGACTGAGTCGATTGTGTCATACGGAACTAATTGTGAATGATCATTAGCCACAGATGGCAAGAGTAGGTTGATTGATGTACACACTGCCGTTTACAGCTGTAGGATGTATCTGTTAGGTACTTTAATatcgttataattatgtactatacCCTTGTCTTTATTGTCTCACGGGATAAATAGAAACCTAAATACGATACTACAATTTTGTGTAGCAAAATCTTAGATTTTCTTGCGTCTAGTTTTACAAATACCTATTTTTTGAGCCAAGATTTCCTTAGAGCTTCGCTTAAAGGTTTGGCAAATAGTAAATATCCTGAGACGtgataaataatttaggtaTCTTTTAAAACATGACTCAACAATTTTGTAACAgatttcaaaagtatttttgaaAACGGTATGAACGATGTAGACAGTAGTggttttaaagataaaattcaTAAACGTGTAGTTGCGTACTCGCGCGCCGTACTATCAGCTAATCTCTAAAGCTACAAACATTGGCTGGTTCCCATAAAGTTTCTCAGGCGGTCCGTGTCAGATTTTAGAATGTAACTAGTAAATGAATTAAACGCCAAACGTTCGCAGGATTTCCGGTGCCATGTCATGCGTCGTGGGGCTGCAATTACACCCACACGCACACCAAGGCGAATTACCAGCTGTCTATTGAACGTTTCTTTAAGAAAAGATACGATATCTTTGAGAAaagttgaataaatattatggtGATTAGACAAAGACTTTGGAATATTTGAAGCGgttcatttatttcttcatgAACTACGGAATTCTTATAGTCATTCGGTTGTCTAACTGTTATTTCATAACTTTAAGTTAGgattaaaaaagtaaacgttgccccacactaggattttctcctgtgtcatgggtgcgattacaaacatataagttaacatacacatgacacccagacccgaaacaacaatttgtggatcatacaaagagttgctccgtgcgggaatcgaacccgctacacgttgcgcggcagccggttgcctagctaccgcgccaaccgatGCCAAATGTACCGATGGCTCTATGCTTCCACGCGTTCTCATGAATTTTAACGAGTCTTTGTaaccttttatttaaaaccataAATGGTCCTTAAGGTTCCTTTACTAACCAAGTTGCCACGCTGACTTAAGAATTATTCAAACTGTTCCAGGTGGCATACGCGATCGCCTTGATCTACGAGATAGTGTGGGTGGTGGAGTCGCAGAGCGGGCTGCCGCTGGCGTCCGCGCTGCTGATGGTCTGCTACTGCATCGTCATCGCCGCCACCGTCGTGCTGGTGCATGGACTTATTTCTGtgagtattttctttttcctttttacAAGATGTTGCATCACGCTAGAATTTTACATACACTTGACATCCAGACCGACAAAACCATTTGTGAATCACATAGAATGTTGCTCTGTagaggaatcgaacccgctacacgttgcatggcagatAATTGCCCAGCTGCCGCGCCAACAGCTATGAAACAGCTTAACACGTGAGCCACAGTGTAGATCGCCATTAACTGATACAAGTTTCCATTTTCCAGTTTCCCCGAGTATTGTCTACGATGATATTTCATCATCAATTTCATCTCCTgaaaatcaatttttaatagCAAATGTCTTCTCTTCTCTAATcttagtttgttttacttttacagaAGAACAACAGATGCCTGCTGGCGTGGTTGATAGCAGTCATACTAGTTCTCATACCGGAGTGTGCGCTAGTCTTCTACATGTCTATAAGTCATTGGGTAAGTTGTATCAGCTATTACTTGTTCAATAGAACTTaatgtaatatcattagaacttaaaacgggatatttatcatgtttattagtttttgtgagtttccaatatttccgcactgttgcaagcgccatgatcacggatggtTCATCCGTGTTCTGTTCAAACTgttaacatggtaaatatcccgttttaagttctaatgatattactagtgaccatgccAGTTTCAAAACTTAATGTATCTGTATCCAAAAATATTGGTTCAGGACTTGATTTTATTTCTTAGGAATTCACTCGTGTCGATGAGTCGagcaattaaaaatatctatcttTTTGTTCTTTAGTCGTCTTCAACTCCTTCTTCTGATAATGTAACTTATCATTGGTCTTAGGGCTTATTACCTTTTTCCTAATAAGAGCTATGTGAAGATACGTAATAAGGTGCATTGTTCACGCCATTTTCCTCATTTTATGTCTATTTCCAGGGTCTACAAGGAGTGTACGGCGGCGCTGAGCTGGCGTGCTATGTGGCTCGACTGCCGGCCATCGTATGTGGAGTCGTGCTAGTACAATCAGCGTATGCACTTAGGGAAGCTAGGTGAGAAATCTAAAAAAATTGGGTTAGCAAGACGGGAATGCTCTGGTAACCCAAaaccattacaataattaaaattaatcagtCATGCTAATTGCCTATttacttataaacatttttcaaaaacttaAACTTACATAAGTTTTCTTGTAATTTCCAGGAAAGCCGGTTACAGTGCAGGCGGCGCGGTCAGCGGGAGTGAGTTCGACGCGAGCCACTTCGTGCCAGACGCGCCTAATGCTTTCACCAATGACGGCTTCCTGCAAGACAACGGTAATGCGGATCTAAATTGCAGCATAGATTATGGTATTagattagaataaaataatatattatgctcTATTGCATGGCAAAATTGTTGTAATCTGTTCATTCAAACTCAAATCGAtttctttatttgcatgttaaggtcTTTATTTAAAGATTATGTACAGTTTAAGGgctttttcaggcgttgcaaatttgTTACATTTGATAAGAAATCTAACTATCTTGTAGAACAGAACATTCTTGTAATAAAACCCTCAATTTACAGGTAAATCTGGCTCAATGCCAGATCTCCGTCGTCACCTGGCGAGCCGTCAGTCGATGAACCTCGGCTACCCACCGCACATGTTACCACAGCCCCCACCGGCGTACTGGCAGCACCTTGCAGACAGACAATACGCTGCCAGCCTCCGGGGCTACCCCAAATCCTACCAAGCCCCACAAATATACGGAACATGGGTTGGACCCAGGTCGGGTCCCTATGACAACCCCTACAAACGAAGACATTCCATAGTTGGAGCTTTCCAAACAGACGAATACCCACCAAAAGGCTACGATTACGAAGACAGAATGGATTGTAAGAGTGAAATAGCTTACCCATATTACCGGTCTTACCCCTACGA
This genomic interval from Spodoptera frugiperda isolate SF20-4 chromosome 14, AGI-APGP_CSIRO_Sfru_2.0, whole genome shotgun sequence contains the following:
- the LOC118279350 gene encoding uncharacterized protein LOC118279350 isoform X1; this encodes MSTSNELSDLETPKLRMKPAVSRIFCCSVTAASGFVAAYALVAYAIALIYEIVWVVESQSGLPLASALLMVCYCIVIAATVVLVHGLISKNNRCLLAWLIAVILVLIPECALVFYMSISHWGLQGVYGGAELACYVARLPAIVCGVVLVQSAYALREARKAGYSAGGAVSGSEFDASHFVPDAPNAFTNDGFLQDNGNADLNCSIDYGKSGSMPDLRRHLASRQSMNLGYPPHMLPQPPPAYWQHLADRQYAASLRGYPKSYQAPQIYGTWVGPRSGPYDNPYKRRHSIVGAFQTDEYPPKGYDYEDRMDCKSEIAYPYYRSYPYDPRAYPPDYDPRFYPEYKREDAAYGVNLLRHEPYHFSGSRERVFYSMRNSHTSVGNESDDLTKYKDVAL
- the LOC118279350 gene encoding uncharacterized protein LOC118279350 isoform X2, which encodes MSTSNELSDLETPKLRMKPAVSRIFCCSVTAASGFVAAYALVAYAIALIYEIVWVVESQSGLPLASALLMVCYCIVIAATVVLVHGLISKNNRCLLAWLIAVILVLIPECALVFYMSISHWGLQGVYGGAELACYVARLPAIVCGVVLVQSAYALREARKAGYSAGGAVSGSEFDASHFVPDAPNAFTNDGFLQDNGKSGSMPDLRRHLASRQSMNLGYPPHMLPQPPPAYWQHLADRQYAASLRGYPKSYQAPQIYGTWVGPRSGPYDNPYKRRHSIVGAFQTDEYPPKGYDYEDRMDCKSEIAYPYYRSYPYDPRAYPPDYDPRFYPEYKREDAAYGVNLLRHEPYHFSGSRERVFYSMRNSHTSVGNESDDLTKYKDVAL